A single region of the Anaerococcus urinomassiliensis genome encodes:
- a CDS encoding Panacea domain-containing protein — MKTKLRNVLLYIVKNYPYGDDLTKTRITKLVYLIDWEYTKKYGKQMTEISWYFDHYGPYVSDVLDEADEDKTVSIQSTFSNFGTIKYIVRPKHDKELIHYDGLEVSEIEVINEVFENTKMLSWNQFINYVYDTPPIKESRKYSHLDLTKFI, encoded by the coding sequence ATGAAAACTAAATTAAGAAATGTTTTACTATATATTGTTAAGAATTATCCTTACGGAGATGATTTAACAAAAACGAGAATAACCAAATTAGTCTATTTAATAGATTGGGAATATACAAAAAAATATGGGAAGCAAATGACGGAAATTTCATGGTATTTCGATCATTATGGTCCATACGTATCCGATGTGCTTGATGAGGCTGATGAAGATAAGACAGTTAGTATTCAAAGTACATTTTCAAATTTTGGTACTATTAAATATATAGTAAGACCTAAACATGATAAAGAATTAATACACTATGACGGCTTAGAGGTTAGCGAAATTGAAGTTATAAATGAAGTCTTTGAAAACACAAAGATGTTATCATGGAATCAATTCATTAATTATGTATATGATACTCCACCTATAAAAGAAAGTAGAAAGTATAGTCATTTAGATTTAACAAAATTTATTTAA